The following coding sequences are from one Psychrobacter sp. AH5 window:
- the gdhA gene encoding NADP-specific glutamate dehydrogenase has translation MSINQAIKKVEERYAHQPEFVQAVKEVALTIAPLYDAHPEYEKLKIFERLVEPDRVIAFRVNWENDKGEVQVNRGWRVQFCNALGPYKGGLRFHPTVNQSVLKFLGFEQIFKNALTGLPIGGGKGGSDFDPKGKSESEIRRFCYAFMRELHHYISKDMDVPAGDIGVGGREVSYMYAMYKNLTHEYSGVLTGKGVGFGGSLMRTEATGYGAVYFLENMLKAQNESIEGKVVLVSGAGNVSLHAAEKACMLGAKVVTVSDSQGTLYDEKGLDQEKINWLKKQKDQSKPLSEYIEVYGGEWFAGQKPWHIKGDIAIPSATQNEVNEEDAKLMVDNGIKYVVEGANMPLTAEAIDHIRDNRVHYAPGKAANAGGVAVSALEMSQNSVRQYKTFEQIDERLKNIMKNIHDCAAEASETYNQTDNGYVDYMAGSNIVGFKRVADALVAYGFLN, from the coding sequence ATGAGTATCAATCAAGCCATCAAAAAAGTCGAAGAACGCTACGCCCACCAGCCAGAGTTTGTACAAGCGGTCAAAGAAGTTGCCCTCACTATCGCCCCCTTATATGATGCCCATCCTGAGTACGAAAAATTAAAAATATTTGAGCGTTTGGTAGAGCCTGATCGTGTTATCGCCTTTCGTGTCAATTGGGAAAATGATAAAGGAGAGGTTCAAGTCAATCGTGGCTGGCGCGTACAGTTCTGTAATGCTTTAGGTCCTTATAAAGGAGGTCTACGCTTTCATCCAACCGTTAACCAATCCGTACTAAAATTCTTAGGCTTTGAGCAAATCTTCAAAAACGCTTTAACCGGACTACCGATTGGTGGTGGTAAAGGCGGCTCTGATTTTGACCCTAAAGGTAAGTCAGAGTCTGAGATTCGCCGTTTCTGTTACGCCTTTATGCGCGAGCTTCATCACTACATTAGTAAAGATATGGACGTACCAGCCGGTGACATCGGTGTAGGTGGCCGTGAAGTCAGCTACATGTATGCTATGTATAAGAACCTAACGCATGAGTACAGCGGTGTATTGACCGGTAAAGGCGTAGGTTTTGGTGGTAGTCTAATGCGTACTGAGGCGACGGGTTATGGCGCAGTATATTTCTTAGAAAACATGCTAAAAGCGCAGAACGAAAGTATTGAGGGCAAAGTCGTCTTAGTATCAGGCGCGGGTAACGTCTCGCTACATGCTGCCGAAAAAGCTTGTATGTTAGGCGCTAAAGTGGTGACCGTCTCAGACTCGCAAGGGACGCTCTATGATGAAAAAGGCCTAGACCAAGAAAAAATAAATTGGCTCAAAAAACAAAAAGATCAAAGTAAGCCTTTGAGCGAATATATTGAGGTGTATGGCGGCGAGTGGTTTGCCGGTCAAAAGCCTTGGCATATCAAAGGGGATATCGCTATTCCATCCGCTACCCAAAATGAAGTGAATGAAGAGGATGCTAAGCTTATGGTCGATAACGGTATCAAGTACGTGGTTGAAGGCGCCAATATGCCATTGACTGCTGAAGCCATCGATCATATTCGTGACAACCGGGTGCATTATGCGCCAGGCAAAGCGGCGAATGCAGGCGGCGTAGCGGTGTCGGCTCTAGAGATGTCACAAAACTCAGTGCGTCAGTATAAAACCTTTGAGCAGATTGATGAGCGCCTAAAAAATATCATGAAAAACATCCATGACTGCGCCGCTGAAGCCTCAGAAACTTATAATCAAACCGATAATGGCTATGTAGATTATATGGCTGGCTCTAACATCGTAGGTTTCAAGCGAGTAGCGGATGCGCTAGTGGCTTATGGTTTCTTAAACTAA
- a CDS encoding PepSY domain-containing protein produces the protein MFDAIKENKQKLPLVALSACLALSTITISTAANADVTEEIRAAQATKVSLKQAINIAKKQAKGTLMSVELDEDSDTKNNVAYEMKFSDGATEYEVKVDAITGQVVKVEKERLDKEDINEYNNQNRAKISAMAVIGAIEKQAKAQVLEIEFDNDGDYADHPSYYEVDMLRDNQIIELKIDASTGREFSRRVKS, from the coding sequence ATGTTTGATGCTATAAAAGAAAACAAGCAAAAGTTACCACTAGTAGCGCTAAGCGCTTGTTTGGCTTTGTCCACTATTACCATAAGCACCGCCGCTAATGCAGACGTTACTGAAGAGATTCGCGCCGCTCAAGCGACCAAGGTAAGTCTTAAACAAGCTATTAATATTGCTAAAAAACAAGCAAAAGGCACTTTGATGAGCGTAGAGTTAGATGAGGATAGCGATACAAAAAACAACGTTGCCTACGAGATGAAATTTAGCGATGGTGCCACAGAATATGAGGTGAAAGTGGACGCTATTACTGGCCAAGTGGTCAAGGTGGAAAAAGAGCGTTTAGATAAGGAAGATATCAATGAGTATAACAACCAAAACCGTGCAAAAATAAGCGCTATGGCGGTGATTGGCGCTATCGAAAAGCAGGCTAAAGCTCAAGTGTTAGAAATAGAGTTTGATAATGATGGCGACTATGCCGATCATCCTAGCTACTATGAAGTTGATATGCTGCGAGATAATCAAATTATTGAGCTAAAGATAGATGCTAGTACAGGCCGAGAGTTCTCTCGTAGAGTCAAGAGCTAA
- a CDS encoding amino acid ABC transporter substrate-binding protein: MKRRALLTLAASTLLLAACSQSTTDDTATADSTAESSELLQRINNGGTINVGTEGTYPPFTYHDTTGKLTGYDVEVTRAVADKLGVDVEFKETQWDAMLAGLDSGRFDMVANQVSLTTPEREAKYDIAIPYSWSGAVVLAPTDDNRYSSWDGLKGLRTAQSLSSNYGELAQRYGAEVVPVEGMAQAIQLVKQDRADFTMNDNLAVLDYLKKFPDSDLEIKLVAPASEQRGSGLILLKGDQQVVAKLDEAMSALQADGTLTKLSQEFFGADISKQN; this comes from the coding sequence ATGAAACGCCGTGCTTTATTAACTTTGGCCGCTAGTACTTTATTACTAGCTGCCTGTAGCCAATCTACTACCGACGACACTGCTACTGCTGATAGCACAGCTGAAAGCTCAGAGCTGCTGCAACGTATCAATAATGGTGGCACTATCAACGTCGGCACTGAAGGCACTTATCCGCCATTTACCTACCATGATACGACAGGTAAGCTCACCGGTTATGATGTGGAAGTCACTCGCGCGGTCGCCGACAAACTAGGCGTCGATGTCGAATTCAAAGAGACGCAGTGGGATGCGATGCTAGCAGGATTGGACTCAGGGCGTTTCGATATGGTGGCCAATCAGGTCAGTCTAACCACTCCTGAGCGAGAAGCTAAGTACGATATAGCGATTCCTTATAGCTGGTCAGGTGCGGTGGTATTAGCTCCTACTGATGACAACCGTTATAGCTCATGGGATGGCCTAAAAGGCCTACGTACCGCTCAGTCGTTATCAAGTAACTACGGCGAGCTGGCGCAGCGTTATGGAGCAGAGGTAGTGCCAGTCGAAGGCATGGCACAAGCGATACAACTGGTCAAACAAGACCGCGCCGACTTTACTATGAATGATAATCTAGCGGTACTCGATTATCTCAAAAAATTCCCCGACAGCGATCTTGAGATCAAGCTTGTTGCGCCCGCTAGTGAGCAACGAGGTTCAGGCCTTATTTTGCTCAAAGGCGATCAACAGGTGGTTGCCAAGTTGGATGAGGCAATGAGCGCTTTGCAAGCTGATGGCACTTTGACTAAGCTGAGCCAAGAGTTCTTTGGTGCTGATATTAGTAAGCAAAATTAA